In Leptospira langatensis, a genomic segment contains:
- a CDS encoding AraC family transcriptional regulator: MQLLPTFLLHFWIQFGTALCLLLAAMELAKKRESVLPGGIFFLAVILALVESRLGLSLVPGSAEYIWAWPVFFPAVWAVGPTLLLVSRNMVQFALDREIEIRIHYLPAAILLLGETVSYLILPSETLREYIRNAMSGSKVDVLTGVTILGSIHQTVYSVGIWLFFRKISKETEIPLSSLVYTILFVVFATIQLCWFGYFLKNQFLLAAGSSFQTLGIVLVFLFTARHPNFFISLKSEIRQKRYEKTQIHGLDLDGVHSRIKELIEVDKIYREEALKIQDLAEKLLISPHQLSRILNETYGKNFNEFLNSYRVEEAKTLLLEDLERTVLSIAYDVGFNTKSTFNAQFLKITGMTPLEWRKKGSKL, from the coding sequence TTGCAGCTTCTTCCCACATTCTTACTTCATTTTTGGATCCAATTTGGGACCGCACTCTGCCTTCTTCTTGCGGCTATGGAGCTGGCAAAGAAGAGAGAGAGCGTTTTACCTGGAGGGATTTTTTTCTTAGCGGTCATTCTTGCCTTGGTAGAGAGCCGATTGGGCTTGAGTTTAGTTCCCGGGTCGGCGGAATACATCTGGGCTTGGCCGGTTTTCTTCCCTGCGGTCTGGGCAGTGGGGCCGACCCTTCTTCTTGTCTCCAGAAATATGGTACAATTTGCTCTGGATCGGGAGATCGAGATCCGAATACATTATCTTCCGGCAGCCATCCTACTTTTAGGAGAGACGGTTTCGTATCTCATTCTTCCCAGCGAGACTCTGAGAGAGTACATTCGAAATGCGATGAGCGGTTCCAAAGTGGATGTTCTGACCGGGGTCACTATTTTAGGTTCTATTCACCAGACTGTGTACTCGGTCGGGATCTGGCTTTTCTTTCGGAAGATCTCTAAGGAGACGGAGATCCCTCTTTCTTCTCTGGTGTACACCATTCTGTTCGTAGTATTTGCTACCATCCAACTCTGTTGGTTCGGGTATTTTCTGAAGAACCAGTTCCTACTCGCAGCCGGTTCTTCCTTTCAGACTTTGGGGATCGTTCTAGTCTTCTTATTCACGGCCCGCCATCCTAACTTTTTCATATCCTTAAAATCGGAGATCCGCCAGAAAAGATACGAGAAGACCCAGATCCACGGGCTCGATCTGGACGGAGTACATTCTCGCATCAAGGAATTGATCGAAGTGGATAAGATCTATAGAGAAGAAGCCCTGAAGATCCAGGATCTAGCAGAGAAACTTCTCATCTCTCCTCACCAACTTTCTAGGATCCTGAACGAGACATACGGAAAGAATTTCAACGAGTTCCTGAATTCGTATCGGGTAGAAGAGGCAAAGACATTGTTACTCGAGGACTTGGAAAGAACGGTCCTATCCATCGCCTACGATGTCGGTTTCAATACTAAGTCCACATTCAACGCCCAATTCCTGAAAATCACAGGCATGACTCCCTTAGAATGGAGAAAAAAGGGTAGCAAACTATAA
- a CDS encoding M24 family metallopeptidase, with protein MSVETYSREELDSYKKVQALAYEAVEAVRKELYPGITEKQAAKKIDEYILGAGGSSFFHYGFAWFGDRTAFHGFKRPLSLNYLRKGEGILPHFGGKFQPSNRRLEEGMAVILDVAPTFAGRAADVGYAFSYGENSEHDKALLHLEEYRELILRRVLEERTLSEIYLEVDARIRASGYVNCHAIYPQGVLGHKVGRLPAYNFPGGRINGFPFQTFAYLLPQMIRDMVPGVSGHSPFWSEASDFRAEPGLWAVEPHIGKIYSGPNEFKSFGAKWEEILVVTESTAYWLDEDLPHVNLWKEKSKEKKKPKKANSRSSKIKVPA; from the coding sequence ATGTCTGTGGAAACCTACTCGAGAGAAGAACTAGACTCCTATAAGAAAGTACAGGCACTTGCGTACGAAGCGGTAGAAGCGGTGCGTAAAGAACTCTATCCCGGGATCACTGAGAAACAGGCCGCAAAGAAGATCGACGAATACATCTTGGGGGCCGGCGGTTCTTCCTTCTTTCATTATGGTTTTGCTTGGTTTGGGGACAGGACCGCATTTCACGGATTCAAGCGTCCTCTTTCCTTGAATTATTTGAGAAAAGGAGAAGGGATCCTTCCTCATTTCGGAGGAAAATTCCAACCATCCAATCGCAGATTAGAAGAAGGAATGGCAGTTATTCTAGACGTAGCTCCTACATTCGCAGGAAGAGCGGCTGACGTGGGTTATGCGTTCTCTTATGGAGAGAATTCGGAACACGACAAGGCTCTTCTTCACTTAGAAGAATACAGAGAGTTGATCCTTCGAAGGGTCTTAGAGGAGAGGACCTTATCCGAGATCTATTTAGAAGTGGATGCTCGTATCCGTGCTTCCGGTTATGTGAACTGCCATGCGATCTATCCGCAAGGAGTTCTAGGTCACAAAGTGGGAAGACTCCCTGCGTATAATTTTCCTGGGGGAAGGATCAACGGATTCCCTTTCCAAACCTTCGCTTACTTACTTCCACAAATGATAAGAGACATGGTTCCAGGAGTCTCGGGACATTCTCCTTTCTGGAGCGAAGCTTCCGATTTCAGAGCGGAGCCTGGACTTTGGGCAGTAGAACCTCATATTGGAAAGATCTACTCCGGACCGAATGAATTCAAATCCTTCGGAGCGAAATGGGAAGAGATCCTAGTAGTTACCGAATCCACCGCGTACTGGTTGGATGAGGATCTTCCTCATGTCAATCTTTGGAAAGAGAAGAGCAAGGAAAAGAAAAAGCCGAAGAAGGCTAACTCTAGATCTTCAAAAATAAAAGTCCCAGCCTGA
- a CDS encoding metal-dependent hydrolase, producing the protein MKSEILQDKDFHFYPVRKPKFEFTEEGTSKHWMDNSAYKTHVLNTWTLFFPDGERFFIRSIQKFLPYIKDPRVLRNAKAFMGQEAQHASEHKKTWQILENQGFKIKAFTDFVNSFFLNFVERFSSAKMCLAITAGAEHYTSLVATIGLQIRALDKAESEMKRLWEWHAAEEIEHKSAAYDVFLDISGNYFRRMIAFLGVTVVFWAATFIGAEILLWQEGLTFKWKTRKDAFRFIFIDEKVFFHALGAFFRYFRPGFHPEQEDNLELSRAIFGSPEHRYKEIA; encoded by the coding sequence ATGAAGAGCGAGATTTTACAGGATAAGGATTTTCATTTTTATCCGGTGCGAAAACCAAAATTCGAATTCACGGAAGAGGGCACCAGTAAGCATTGGATGGACAATTCCGCATATAAGACACATGTATTGAATACATGGACTCTTTTCTTTCCGGACGGGGAAAGATTCTTTATCAGGAGCATCCAAAAATTCCTACCTTATATCAAGGATCCTAGGGTTTTACGGAACGCTAAGGCGTTCATGGGCCAGGAAGCGCAACACGCAAGCGAGCATAAGAAGACCTGGCAGATCCTGGAAAACCAAGGCTTTAAGATCAAAGCGTTCACAGATTTCGTGAATTCATTCTTTTTGAATTTTGTAGAGAGATTCTCCTCCGCTAAGATGTGTTTGGCGATCACGGCCGGAGCGGAGCATTATACTTCTCTCGTGGCTACTATCGGTCTACAGATCCGTGCATTGGATAAGGCCGAATCTGAAATGAAGCGTCTTTGGGAATGGCATGCCGCCGAAGAGATCGAGCATAAGTCCGCAGCATACGACGTGTTCTTGGATATTAGCGGGAATTATTTCAGAAGAATGATCGCGTTCTTAGGTGTTACTGTAGTTTTCTGGGCCGCTACATTCATAGGAGCGGAGATACTTCTCTGGCAAGAAGGTCTGACTTTTAAATGGAAAACTAGAAAAGACGCTTTCCGTTTTATATTCATAGACGAAAAGGTCTTCTTTCATGCGCTAGGCGCCTTCTTCCGATACTTCCGTCCCGGTTTTCATCCGGAACAAGAAGATAATCTGGAATTGAGCCGAGCGATATTCGGATCGCCTGAGCATAGATATAAGGAAATTGCATGA
- a CDS encoding SDR family NAD(P)-dependent oxidoreductase produces the protein MSRLSGKNILITGASGGFGKELTKQLLKKGANLILTDMKAPETKPEFYLGESKPVTGKILGSFAADLSNEAGCNKAFQEATKINPNVDILVNNAGLAFMGRLLDVPSEKWKLILDVNLYAPIYLSRLFLPGMLERKHGQIVNLSSCAGITAPGELVYYSVSKFGIRALGEALDSGYRKHGVYTTNVYPFFADTNILKSEQFGTDKQKVVPSAILDTPQMVVRAIVRGMEKRKMHVFPGFTAKMLRFLTRLSPGFLRGMERLAQSFS, from the coding sequence ATGAGCAGACTAAGCGGGAAAAACATTTTGATCACCGGAGCGAGCGGTGGTTTTGGGAAAGAATTAACCAAACAACTCTTGAAGAAGGGAGCGAATCTCATCCTCACGGATATGAAGGCTCCGGAAACCAAGCCGGAATTCTACTTGGGTGAATCCAAGCCTGTAACCGGAAAGATCTTAGGATCTTTCGCTGCCGATCTAAGCAATGAAGCTGGTTGCAATAAGGCGTTCCAAGAAGCTACTAAGATCAATCCTAATGTGGACATCTTGGTGAATAACGCAGGCCTTGCGTTCATGGGAAGATTGTTGGATGTCCCTTCCGAAAAATGGAAGTTGATCTTGGATGTGAACTTATACGCTCCGATCTATTTAAGCCGTTTGTTCCTTCCTGGTATGCTGGAAAGAAAGCACGGCCAGATCGTAAATCTATCTTCTTGCGCGGGGATCACTGCTCCGGGCGAACTTGTATATTATTCCGTTTCTAAATTCGGGATCAGAGCCCTGGGTGAGGCCTTGGATTCCGGATACAGAAAGCATGGCGTATATACGACTAACGTATATCCTTTCTTTGCAGATACGAATATCCTGAAATCGGAACAATTCGGAACGGATAAACAGAAGGTGGTCCCTTCTGCGATCCTAGACACTCCTCAGATGGTAGTGCGTGCGATCGTAAGGGGAATGGAAAAGAGAAAGATGCACGTATTCCCCGGATTCACTGCGAAGATGCTTCGGTTCCTGACCAGACTCTCTCCGGGATTCTTAAGAGGAATGGAAAGGCTAGCCCAAAGCTTTTCCTGA
- a CDS encoding alpha/beta fold hydrolase, whose product MTTTQAEETKTKTENFKETFVANGDISLYVKYNHTAKERPNRPTVLFVHGYPDDHRIWSYQLESLKEDYNVAALDLRGTGKSSKPSQQKAYNVRRIFEDLVQVIRFIGNDKPVHIVAHDWGALISWAFVADEQKSVWAKSYTAMGGPHPILGRSSAFQLALSGNPISLFKALSQLRRSWYILYFQIPFLPEWIWRTFAKFFWKFTMNIGGVPKGDVLRNKTKSEIIDSSTHTINLYRELLRGEKYPEPKHIKPPVQVLIPLKDFAIRPELYKLHERICDSYKEYSYDSNHWIQRTMPDTVSERIREFVWEIG is encoded by the coding sequence ATGACTACGACCCAAGCGGAAGAAACCAAGACTAAGACGGAAAACTTCAAGGAAACCTTCGTGGCTAACGGGGATATTTCCTTGTATGTTAAATACAATCATACTGCTAAGGAAAGACCGAATCGACCTACTGTGCTTTTCGTTCACGGATATCCGGACGATCATAGGATCTGGTCCTATCAGTTGGAGTCCTTGAAAGAAGATTACAATGTGGCTGCCTTGGATCTACGAGGGACTGGTAAATCCAGTAAGCCTTCTCAACAAAAGGCGTATAACGTTAGGCGCATTTTTGAGGATTTGGTGCAGGTGATCCGTTTCATTGGGAACGACAAACCGGTGCATATCGTCGCTCACGATTGGGGCGCCCTTATTAGCTGGGCGTTTGTTGCAGATGAGCAGAAATCCGTTTGGGCAAAATCGTATACTGCAATGGGTGGACCTCATCCTATTTTGGGAAGGTCCAGTGCATTTCAATTGGCTCTTTCCGGGAATCCGATCTCTCTTTTCAAGGCTCTCTCTCAGTTGAGAAGGTCCTGGTATATTCTATATTTCCAAATTCCTTTTCTTCCGGAATGGATCTGGAGAACCTTTGCAAAATTCTTCTGGAAATTCACCATGAATATAGGAGGGGTTCCTAAGGGAGATGTTCTGAGGAATAAGACCAAGTCCGAGATCATAGACTCTTCTACTCATACGATCAATTTGTACAGAGAATTGCTGAGAGGAGAGAAGTATCCGGAGCCGAAACATATCAAGCCTCCTGTACAAGTTCTGATCCCTCTAAAAGATTTTGCGATCCGACCGGAGTTATATAAATTGCATGAAAGGATCTGCGATTCATATAAAGAGTATTCTTATGATAGCAATCACTGGATCCAAAGGACCATGCCGGATACGGTGAGCGAAAGGATCAGAGAATTCGTTTGGGAAATCGGCTGA
- a CDS encoding C40 family peptidase produces the protein MSAIKLRLIQILEFVSVKTKGLIFLALPFFALVLVAEQSNHPSPKELQRFFAEKWDLEISSSDNEELFRGVYYWYGTPHKDNGKDESGIDCSTLTSKLLQKAYSKNVSGSSESIAKQTKKISESNLQEGDLVFFNIYGEKISHVGIYLKDRKFVHASVVRGVTVNSLDEPYYKTRFASAGRL, from the coding sequence ATGTCCGCGATCAAGTTAAGACTGATCCAGATTTTAGAATTTGTCAGTGTGAAGACGAAAGGGCTTATATTCCTAGCCCTTCCGTTCTTTGCCTTAGTTTTGGTCGCAGAACAATCCAATCATCCTTCTCCCAAAGAGCTCCAAAGATTTTTTGCGGAGAAATGGGATCTCGAAATTAGCTCCTCAGATAACGAAGAACTTTTCAGGGGAGTGTATTATTGGTATGGGACCCCTCATAAGGATAACGGAAAAGACGAGTCGGGGATAGACTGCTCCACTTTGACTTCCAAGTTATTGCAGAAAGCTTACTCTAAGAATGTCTCCGGTTCTTCGGAGAGCATCGCCAAGCAAACGAAGAAGATCTCAGAATCCAATCTACAGGAAGGGGATCTTGTTTTCTTCAATATCTATGGGGAGAAGATCAGCCACGTGGGGATCTATCTCAAGGATAGAAAATTCGTGCATGCTTCAGTGGTCAGGGGCGTTACCGTTAACTCCCTGGACGAGCCGTACTATAAGACCCGCTTCGCGTCAGCCGGCAGATTATAA
- a CDS encoding class I SAM-dependent methyltransferase produces MKHLEMFSNRLARMSKHWKKWARRRGITCFRIYDRDIPQVPISIDLYEDYCQVSEYLNSYPLSEEEREEERVAVRNSILEILQLPPEKLFWKRREPKKGNQQYEKLGSEEFFIQVKEGGLTFQVNLSDYLDTGLFLDHRTTRDLFRKEAAGKKVLNLYSYTGSFSVYAASGGAKKVTSVDLSQKYLDWSEENFRLNGFDPDDHEFLREDIGEWLKRERTNPDRTKYDLIMVDPPTFSNSKKMRDIFDVQRDYPFLLNSIFKDFSEPGAVLFFSTNFRKFKIDPAELLWEDIIDLTKQTHPEDFRSEKIRSVWKMRK; encoded by the coding sequence ATGAAGCATCTTGAAATGTTTTCCAATCGTTTGGCTCGAATGAGCAAGCATTGGAAAAAATGGGCGAGAAGAAGAGGGATCACCTGCTTTCGCATCTATGATAGGGACATTCCCCAGGTCCCGATTTCCATAGATCTATACGAGGACTATTGCCAGGTCTCCGAATACCTAAACTCTTATCCATTATCCGAAGAGGAAAGAGAAGAAGAAAGAGTCGCGGTCCGAAATTCCATATTAGAAATACTGCAACTTCCCCCAGAAAAGCTATTTTGGAAGAGAAGAGAGCCTAAGAAAGGAAATCAACAATACGAAAAGCTGGGCAGCGAAGAGTTCTTTATTCAGGTAAAAGAAGGCGGGCTGACTTTCCAGGTGAATCTGAGCGACTACTTGGATACAGGTCTTTTTCTGGATCATAGGACCACGAGGGATCTTTTCAGAAAGGAAGCCGCTGGAAAGAAGGTCTTAAATCTATATTCGTATACAGGTTCCTTCTCCGTATATGCCGCCTCAGGTGGCGCCAAAAAGGTAACAAGCGTAGATCTTTCCCAGAAATATTTGGATTGGTCCGAGGAGAATTTTCGATTGAACGGATTCGATCCGGATGACCATGAATTCCTGAGAGAAGATATAGGGGAATGGCTCAAGAGAGAAAGGACCAATCCGGATCGGACCAAATACGATCTGATTATGGTGGATCCTCCTACATTCTCGAATAGCAAGAAGATGAGAGATATTTTCGATGTGCAGAGAGATTATCCTTTCTTGCTCAATTCCATCTTTAAGGATTTTTCGGAACCTGGGGCCGTCTTATTCTTTTCTACTAATTTCAGGAAATTTAAAATAGATCCGGCCGAATTACTCTGGGAAGATATAATAGATCTTACCAAGCAAACTCATCCAGAAGATTTTAGGAGCGAGAAGATCCGTTCCGTCTGGAAGATGAGGAAATAG
- a CDS encoding SDR family oxidoreductase, which translates to MTDFFKDKVVWITGASSGIGECLVKEAARRGAKLVLSSRREKELKRVRKDYGLTDSNSMILPLDLQDYKKLGKVPAQVIKKFGTIDVLINNGGISQRSLAHETSLETYETLMKVNYFGNIALTLAVLPYMRKQKKGWISSIASVAGLIGVPLRTGYSSTKFALTGFFEALRAENHKENIKVTLVYPGFVRTNISNNALKGDGTPQKKMDKVIENGIDPDECARKILDAIAAEDLSVIIAGGKEKFGLFLRHYFPRFFAKFLAKTSVT; encoded by the coding sequence ATGACAGATTTTTTTAAAGACAAAGTAGTTTGGATCACTGGAGCTTCTTCCGGAATAGGAGAATGTTTGGTCAAGGAAGCGGCAAGAAGAGGAGCTAAATTGGTGCTTTCTTCCAGAAGGGAAAAGGAATTAAAGCGTGTCAGAAAAGACTACGGTCTAACCGATTCAAACAGCATGATCCTTCCCTTGGACCTACAAGATTATAAGAAATTAGGAAAGGTCCCGGCCCAAGTCATCAAGAAGTTCGGGACGATAGATGTACTGATCAATAACGGCGGGATCAGCCAAAGGTCTCTTGCGCATGAAACTTCATTAGAAACTTATGAAACTCTAATGAAGGTGAACTATTTCGGGAATATAGCGCTTACATTAGCAGTTCTTCCTTATATGAGAAAACAGAAGAAGGGTTGGATCTCCTCCATCGCCAGCGTAGCAGGACTAATCGGAGTTCCGTTAAGGACCGGATACTCTTCTACAAAATTCGCTCTTACCGGTTTCTTCGAAGCATTGCGTGCCGAGAACCATAAGGAAAACATTAAGGTTACCTTAGTGTATCCTGGCTTCGTTCGCACGAACATTTCCAATAACGCTCTGAAAGGAGATGGAACTCCTCAGAAGAAGATGGACAAAGTGATCGAGAACGGTATAGATCCGGACGAATGCGCTCGTAAGATCTTGGATGCGATCGCCGCGGAAGATCTGAGTGTGATCATTGCCGGTGGAAAGGAAAAATTCGGATTATTTCTCAGACACTATTTCCCACGTTTCTTCGCCAAGTTTTTAGCCAAGACTTCGGTGACCTGA
- a CDS encoding LA_0991 family prenyltransferase-like protein, producing MLHFFENRVWFYIHVLSLDICLGVLGSGALAVSVTGAHMKTAWWLLLPLSVWVIYTLDHLLDGRKVGANSVNPRHKFHYDHFRILSILCGIAGVLCLVLAFLLLREIVLLGGVILSALAFLHLGLARWGRVRFGKEFSVALIYTLGVWFGPLLIVGFRSWIVPVLLLLFFLGTILNLIMNSLMEADLDAKEGQVYLLGALSPKLAKEWVLRLSLLGFLVAIVLAAGMRKLAPGGSAASALVVALLCAVPGWILRYADNFQDSSKYRILGEGVFILGLIPWLLNQ from the coding sequence ATGCTCCATTTCTTCGAAAACAGGGTTTGGTTCTATATCCATGTTCTCAGTCTGGATATTTGCTTAGGAGTGCTTGGCTCAGGAGCCTTGGCCGTCTCGGTAACAGGCGCTCATATGAAGACAGCATGGTGGCTTCTTCTTCCTTTAAGTGTTTGGGTGATCTATACCTTGGATCATCTCCTGGATGGAAGAAAGGTGGGAGCAAACTCTGTGAATCCTCGTCACAAATTTCACTATGATCATTTTAGGATACTAAGCATTCTCTGCGGGATTGCGGGCGTCCTTTGTTTGGTCTTGGCCTTCTTGCTCTTAAGAGAGATCGTTCTACTCGGAGGAGTCATCTTATCCGCGTTAGCATTCTTGCATCTAGGTTTGGCCCGCTGGGGAAGGGTCCGCTTCGGAAAAGAATTCTCCGTAGCACTCATCTATACTCTAGGAGTTTGGTTCGGTCCTCTTTTGATCGTAGGGTTTCGCTCTTGGATCGTGCCCGTTCTACTTCTACTATTCTTCTTAGGGACCATATTGAACCTGATCATGAACTCACTTATGGAAGCAGACTTAGACGCAAAAGAAGGTCAAGTCTACTTGCTCGGAGCACTTTCTCCCAAGCTTGCGAAGGAATGGGTATTGCGATTGTCCTTGCTCGGATTCTTGGTCGCAATAGTATTGGCCGCCGGAATGCGAAAACTTGCGCCGGGAGGATCGGCCGCCTCTGCACTGGTGGTCGCCTTACTTTGCGCAGTCCCGGGCTGGATATTACGTTACGCGGATAACTTCCAAGATTCCTCCAAATATAGGATCTTGGGCGAGGGAGTTTTTATCTTGGGCTTGATCCCTTGGCTCCTAAACCAGTAA
- a CDS encoding mechanosensitive ion channel family protein, whose protein sequence is MSELKLILESHWILGLASVISGILLGYLFGGFIVPRLAKSLTNDTLDTEHPLYLALLSFVRFSFLLLGLYTALKIIRLEPETRGTYSLYLKVFTILIFTVSLARVGSGAFTLYSTKTEGLLPSASILNNIVRMLIFATGGLVALQTLGISVTPALTALGVGGLAFALGLQETLSNLFAGLGVLLGKKVSVGDYISLETGEEGLVEDINWRTTSLKKGNGSTIIIPNAKMSKTTYTNFSLPNEGLWTVIEFSVDAETETSQLEKAILDSARQAAEQLYPKNEFGSQSKLVYRSLGPFNIDLAVQISIRDIKDSQQIRSFFIKSLHSRFRSEGIGIVSPETYKIRAKES, encoded by the coding sequence ATGAGCGAACTCAAATTGATCTTGGAATCCCATTGGATACTAGGACTAGCTTCCGTAATTTCCGGAATATTGCTGGGCTATCTCTTCGGCGGTTTCATCGTTCCTCGTCTTGCCAAATCTTTAACGAACGACACTCTGGACACGGAACATCCTCTGTATCTGGCTCTTCTTTCTTTCGTTAGGTTCTCATTTCTATTATTAGGTCTCTATACAGCTCTCAAAATAATCCGATTAGAACCGGAAACCAGAGGAACCTATTCTCTCTATCTGAAAGTATTTACCATCTTGATCTTTACTGTTTCCCTAGCGAGAGTGGGATCCGGAGCATTCACACTCTATTCCACAAAGACAGAAGGACTTCTTCCTTCGGCTTCCATTTTAAATAATATAGTGCGGATGTTGATCTTTGCTACGGGAGGATTGGTCGCTCTCCAAACCTTAGGCATCTCGGTTACTCCCGCATTGACCGCGTTAGGAGTAGGAGGCTTAGCATTCGCACTCGGATTACAGGAAACATTATCTAATCTATTCGCTGGTTTAGGAGTTCTATTAGGAAAGAAAGTCTCTGTCGGAGATTATATTTCCTTAGAGACCGGCGAAGAAGGTTTGGTGGAAGATATCAACTGGAGAACTACTTCCCTCAAGAAAGGAAATGGAAGCACGATCATCATTCCGAATGCGAAGATGTCCAAGACAACATACACGAATTTCAGTCTTCCGAATGAAGGCCTCTGGACAGTGATAGAATTCAGTGTGGATGCGGAAACGGAAACTTCCCAATTAGAAAAAGCAATCTTAGATTCTGCAAGACAGGCTGCCGAACAACTCTATCCTAAGAATGAATTCGGATCCCAGTCGAAACTCGTCTACAGATCCCTAGGACCGTTTAATATAGATTTGGCGGTCCAGATATCCATTCGAGATATAAAAGACTCCCAGCAAATCCGTTCCTTCTTCATAAAATCCTTGCACTCAAGATTCAGATCGGAGGGAATCGGTATCGTATCTCCGGAGACGTACAAAATAAGAGCGAAGGAAAGCTAA